TAATTCCCTagtcgagttttttttttctctcctttctttTATCCACACATAAGTTTTTCCGCCATTTTATACCTAAGATTGTACAGGTAATGTGTAATAACTTAGTATATCATTCTGTGGTAGCCATTTCCCTATGCGAACGTTGGTCGGTTTGTTGGTCATGGTATCGTTTTCCCATTTCCAAAGAACATCGTAAGGCAGACGTTGAAAAGCTCCCTTTAGTGCGCGAAGAGGCTTTTCCGGTATATGCACGCTCTTCATTGCTGATCCAAGACTGAAGAGAATTACACCGTTTTTCGAGGAGTCAAAGTATCGTTGCAAGTCCTGTGAACGATGTTTAAAAGAggttaaaaaaatcgtttgaagCACAGAGATAAATTTATAGTTGTTGTTACTACGTATAAggcttgaaataattttatttataaccaTAAAATTTAGTTTAGGCAACTCAAATatatcacatttttttgatattccaATGATATATTCGAACCGTTAATGTGGGGATGTTTattacacgaaaattttctggTAACTATGAGAAAtggaatttcattttcatactTCTTGTAGGGaaagagaattttgttgagtTGATGACTTACCACAGACAGCGATTTAGCTGGTTTTAGATGCATTCCGGCGACGTTTTTCATGTTCGGCATGTAAGACCGTGGGGTGGAAAATGCGGGGTGTGAATTTATCAGAATGAAATCCGCGCTCCTCAAAATCTCATCCAACGGTGGAATTTTCTCATCGGGACCAGACAAGTATTTTTCTACTAATGCCTGCTGTCGTGggatgtagaaaaatttacgGACAAGCTCGCCGTAAATATACACCAGAGTATTCTGAAGCCTTTGCGCGAAAGTCATTCTATCGGAGAATCTGGAAATTATAcgtagaaaacaaaacaattaaATTACAGAACTTATCGCTGGTTGTAAAAGCGTACTCAGAAAAATCccatttttttacagttaCTTGAAAATTCTGGTAAAACGGATATTATCACAATATCAATTTGAATCTCTTTAGACTATAACaacaaattttacaacaaGTAGCTATTTAGTCTGATCATAGTTGGCAACATTACATTTTCCAGTTATCACAACGTTAAGTCTCTTTGTTTGAATTACCAAATCTTTTTCACGAGTATGAAATTACCGGTCGCACGTATAAATACGAGAAAACATTTAACCAGGAagcataataaaaaataacagtaACGCAAGCCAcatcttttctctttcagtcacaaaattcatttttattttccacccAGAACTTATTTTTCGGttatgataatgataattaaaaaagaaaatacttttGAACTCTATTTAGTGACCACAACTGGAAAGTTTTCTGAGCGTGCAGTAACTCCAGAAAATCACGATACCTCAGGAAATTTTCGAAGATTGAAAAAGTTGGTTttggaaaaatagaaaaatgcatGACTCACGATAGAAATTCGCTGGGTACGTAACTCCACGGTGCCGGATTACCGAATATCGAATTTATCGTCGAGGTTGTTCCGAATGTGCTTATCAGAACGACAGGACATTTGAATTTGTGAACGTAGGCGAGCAAAGCGTCGTTAACAAAGTGCTCCGTAACTATTacatcgaatttttcatccgattCCCACAGTGCTTTTGCCTCGGGTGTTTCCAAAATCGCTTCCGTTGTCGACATTCCCATGAAATAGAACCCGAATGGCTTCAACAGGATGTTTACCCTCGCGAAGTCCAGGACGTTCATCTGatctttgattaattttattaataacaaaacTATTCTACAAACTTTTCTAATATCTATCTTATATCTTATatcttataaataaatttgcaatattttcgaGCTTTCGTATTACTTTGATCTCAACAGTGTGCTTTCttatatcatttttaaaacatttatcATTGTTTTTTAGGGCAcgtgtttgtttattttttactcaaccTGCactaaatgaaataattttatttactgaCTTAAATGATCTATTCTATATAGTTGCCGAATTTACTCCAGATGTGATTTATAACACTCCGTGCGCCTGACGTACTGAGAAAGGCAACCGGAATTACTATCCGTCATTTTCAGGCTGCGAACCGCATCCCGTGGActttgaatttgataaataataaatgacgATTGGGATGCGGTGTTTAACCTGAATATGACTGATAGTAATTCCGGTTGCCTTTTTCAGTACGTCAGGCGCACGTACTTCGGCGCCTGCAGATCGGCAACCGGGCGTTACAATTTCGATTCAGAGTTAGATAATTGTAGGTCCGGTTGTCTATCTGCAGGCGCCAAGATGACTCCCACATTTAGATTCGGTATACAGAAATTCACGATATGATACgaataaactttttatttacttattggCGAATcttgaataatgaaatattcgTTCAGGAAGCATTTAATGTAATAAACTAATTAAGTGAACGTTTTTATATGTAATCTACTTGTAACTGCACTgtgcaaaattgtaaaaaaaaaaatatgaacagtGGTTGAAGTGTCGTACTCACTGGTCATCGGAACGGCGTTCCATGAGATCTCTCTGTAATTCGAGGCGTTGAAGCCGGTGTTGAACGGCACAAACATCGTAACATCGTGGCCTTTTTTAGCCAGGGCATGCATAAGGGGCGAAGTTACGGTGAGATGAGATTTTATCGCGAGAGGAAAAAGTCCTAGAATACGGGCGCCGAGTACTTCTTGCCCTGCAAGTGAGAGAAGCACGCATGCTGCGAGCAGGTGCATCTGAAAATTGATGGAATATTGTTATTTCG
This region of Neodiprion virginianus isolate iyNeoVirg1 chromosome 7, iyNeoVirg1.1, whole genome shotgun sequence genomic DNA includes:
- the LOC124309179 gene encoding UDP-glycosyltransferase UGT5-like isoform X2, encoding MHLLAACVLLSLAGQEVLGARILGLFPLAIKSHLTVTSPLMHALAKKGHDVTMFVPFNTGFNASNYREISWNAVPMTNQMNVLDFARVNILLKPFGFYFMGMSTTEAILETPEAKALWESDEKFDVIVTEHFVNDALLAYVHKFKCPVVLISTFGTTSTINSIFGNPAPWSYVPSEFLSFSDRMTFAQRLQNTLVYIYGELVRKFFYIPRQQALVEKYLSGPDEKIPPLDEILRSADFILINSHPAFSTPRSYMPNMKNVAGMHLKPAKSLSVDLQRYFDSSKNGVILFSLGSAMKSVHIPEKPLRALKGAFQRLPYDVLWKWENDTMTNKPTNVRIGKWLPQNDILTHPNLKLFLTHGGISSMMETVYHGVPIVGIPILGDQQRNLICAREKGFSEMMELMEMTEDEIYDNIMKVASDPKYRENVKKVSAYWKDEMNNPLDEAVHWVEYVVRHGGGKHLKSVATEQSFVQYFLLDVGFTIMVLLILGFILIRAACRLLVCRRSSPKKSSKKDQLVTRKAQKKTN
- the LOC124309179 gene encoding UDP-glycosyltransferase UGT5-like isoform X1; this translates as MYKNSSMHLLAACVLLSLAGQEVLGARILGLFPLAIKSHLTVTSPLMHALAKKGHDVTMFVPFNTGFNASNYREISWNAVPMTNQMNVLDFARVNILLKPFGFYFMGMSTTEAILETPEAKALWESDEKFDVIVTEHFVNDALLAYVHKFKCPVVLISTFGTTSTINSIFGNPAPWSYVPSEFLSFSDRMTFAQRLQNTLVYIYGELVRKFFYIPRQQALVEKYLSGPDEKIPPLDEILRSADFILINSHPAFSTPRSYMPNMKNVAGMHLKPAKSLSVDLQRYFDSSKNGVILFSLGSAMKSVHIPEKPLRALKGAFQRLPYDVLWKWENDTMTNKPTNVRIGKWLPQNDILTHPNLKLFLTHGGISSMMETVYHGVPIVGIPILGDQQRNLICAREKGFSEMMELMEMTEDEIYDNIMKVASDPKYRENVKKVSAYWKDEMNNPLDEAVHWVEYVVRHGGGKHLKSVATEQSFVQYFLLDVGFTIMVLLILGFILIRAACRLLVCRRSSPKKSSKKDQLVTRKAQKKTN